The Methanocorpusculum vombati genome has a window encoding:
- a CDS encoding FKBP-type peptidyl-prolyl cis-trans isomerase gives MSVTNGNTIRVHYTGTLTDGTQFDSSEGRDPLEFVVGSGMVIPGFDNGVLGMEIGETRTIEIPAKDAYGEKSDDMIVAIPRGEFGEGFTAEIGEQLLIQLGDGNQIPVTITQIDEKTVTLDANHKLAGKDLIFTVTLVEIAAE, from the coding sequence ATGTCTGTTACAAACGGCAATACCATACGCGTCCACTATACCGGAACACTTACCGACGGCACCCAGTTTGACTCATCCGAAGGCCGCGACCCCCTTGAGTTCGTCGTCGGCAGCGGCATGGTGATCCCCGGCTTTGACAACGGAGTTCTCGGCATGGAGATCGGCGAAACCCGCACCATTGAAATCCCCGCAAAGGATGCCTACGGCGAAAAGTCTGATGACATGATCGTCGCCATCCCCCGCGGCGAGTTCGGCGAAGGATTCACCGCAGAGATCGGCGAACAGCTCTTAATCCAGCTCGGTGACGGCAACCAGATTCCGGTAACCATCACCCAGATAGACGAAAAAACAGTAACACTTGATGCAAACCACAAACTCGCAGGAAAAGATCTGATCTTTACCGTAACGTTAGTGGAAATTGCCGCAGAATAA